A part of Pungitius pungitius chromosome 15, fPunPun2.1, whole genome shotgun sequence genomic DNA contains:
- the LOC119209340 gene encoding acyl-coenzyme A thioesterase 5-like, which produces MGWVRRLILAELQWTFVKKQRIFRRMSSQVRLSLLPRARCMFDEPVQVKVAGLRSRQVVTLRARSTDEKGVVFSSSATVRADGSGRIDLERDPSLGGTYTGVEPMGLLWSMRSDTLHKRFQLYSSLNPYVVKFSVHEEGGGMLAEATNERLLIGDGVIRRPIREGNIRGVLFTPPGLGPFPAVLDLYILGGGFSEKKGALLATRGFVVLTVVAYGYDDLPKKIDEVHLDYFEEAIQFLRKQDKVGSKGVGVISISKTGDLALSMASYLQGVRAVVWINGCSANTLLPLYYKKSQILPALMLDLSQLIPTESGAFNIKKVLNDPGAEENEATLIPVERAEGRLLFAAAEDDLNWDSKAHVDMMVERLQRHGKDNFESVCYPGAGHCLEPPYGPYFPSAFHVVTGRVVLFGGEARSHAAAEVHLWKNIQEFFRTHLSCDATQTKAKL; this is translated from the exons TGGACATttgtaaagaaacaaaggaTTTTCAGAAGGATGTCCTCCCAAGTCCGCCTGAGTCTGCTGCCGAGAGCCAGGTGCATGTTTGACGAGCCCGTCCAGGTGAAGGTGGCCGGGCTGAGGTCGAGGCAGGTGGTCACCCTGAGAGCCAGATCCACTGACGAGAAGGGAGTCGTGTTCAGCTCCTCGGCCACCGTCAGGGCCGATGGGAGCGGGCGGATCGACCTGGAGAGGGACCCCTCCCTCGGTGGGACCTACACCGGCGTCGAACCCATGGGTCTGCTTTGGTCCATGAGGTCGGACACTTTGCACAAGAGGTTTCAGCTTTACAGTTCACTAAACCCCTACGTGGTGAAGTTCTCTGTGcacgaggaggggggcgggatgTTGGCAGAGGCGACCAATGAGAGGCTCCTGATCGGAGACGGGGTCATCCGGCGCCCGATCAGAGAAGGGAATATTCGTGGGGTCCTCTTCACTCCGCCAG GACTGGGTCCATTCCCTGCAGTGCTAGATTTGTACATTTTAGGGGGAGGTTTCTCTGAGAAAAAAGGCGCTCTGCTCGCCACTCGAGGATTTGTGGTCCTGACCGTAGTGGCGTACGGTTACGATGACTTGCCCAAGAAGATCGACGAGGTCCATCTGGATTATTTTGAAGAAGCAATACAGTTTTTGAGAAAACAAGATA AGGTTGGCAGTAAAGGAGTTGGTGTGATATCCATTTCAAAAACCGGAGATCTGGCACTATCGATGGCCTCTTACCTGCAAGGTGTCAGGGCCGTGGTGTGGATCAACGGCTGCTCCGCCAACACACTTCTTCCCCTCTACTACAAGAAGAGCCAGATCCTCCCGGCGTTAATGCTTGACCTCAGCCAGCTGATTCCCACTGAGTCGGGGGCCTTCAATATAAAAAAGGTTCTGAACGACCCTGGTGCAGAGGAGAACGAGGCCACCCTGATTCCTGTGGAACGGGCAGAGGGACGTCTCCTCTTTGCGGCCGCCGAGGACGACCTCAACTGGGACAGCAAAGCTCATGTGGACATGATGGTGGAGCGACTGCAGCGCCACGGGAAGGACAactttgagagtgtgtgttaccCCGGAGCGGGGCACTGTCTAGAGCCGCCTTACGGACCCTACTTCCCCTCCGCTTTTCATGTGGTTACCGGCAGGGTGGTCCTGTTCGGGGGCGAGGCCAGGTCCCACGCTGCTGCTGAGGTCCACCTGTGGAAGAATATCCAGGAGTTCTTCAGGACTCACCTGAGCTGTGACGCCACGCAGACTAAAGCTAAACTCTAG
- the LOC134105237 gene encoding acyl-coenzyme A thioesterase 5-like produces MYSQVRLSLLPRARCMFDEPVQVRSRQVVTLRARSTDEKGVVFSSSATVRADGSGRIDLERDPSLGGTYTGVEPMGLLWSMRPDALHKRFQLYSSLNPYVVKFSVHEEEGGMLAKATNQRLLIGDGVIRRPIREGNIRGVLFTPPGLGPFPAVLDMYVLGGGFSEKRGALLATQGFVVLTLVVYGYDDLPKKIDEIHLDYFEEAIQFLRKQDKVGSKGVGVISISKSGDLALSMASYLQGVRAVVWINGCSANTLLPLYYKKSQILPALMVDFSQLIPTESGAFNAKKVLNDPGAEENEATLIPVERAEGRLLFAASEDDLNWDSKAYVDMMVERLQRHGKDNFESVCYPGAGHCLEPPYGPYFPSGLHRFIGRVVLFGGEARSHAAAEVHLWKKMQEFLRTHLSCDATQTKAEL; encoded by the exons ATGTACTCCCAAGTCCGCCTGAGTCTGCTGCCGAGAGCCAGGTGCATGTTTGACGAGCCCGTCCAGGTGAGGTCGAGGCAGGTGGTCACCCTGAGAGCCAGATCCACTGACGAGAAGGGAGTCGTGTTCAGCTCCTCGGCCACCGTCAGGGCCGATGGGAGCGGGCGGATCGACCTGGAGAGGGACCCCTCCCTCGGTGGGACCTACACCGGCGTCGAACCCATGGGTCTGCTTTGGTCCATGAGGCCGGACGCTTTGCACAAGAGGTTTCAGCTTTACAGTTCACTAAACCCCTACGTGGTGAAGTTCTCTGTgcacgaggaggagggcgggatGTTGGCAAAGGCGACCAATCAGAGGCTCCTGATCGGAGACGGAGTCATCCGGCGCCCAATCAGAGAAGGGAATATTCGTGGGGTCCTCTTCACTCCGCCAG GACTGGGTCCATTCCCTGCGGTGCTAGATATGTACGTTTTAGGGGGAGGTTTCTCTGAGAAAAGGGGCGCTCTGCTCGCCACTCAAGGATTTGTGGTCCTGACCTTAGTGGTGTACGGTTACGATGACTTGCCCAAGAAGATCGACGAGATCCATCTGGATTATTTCGAAGAAGCAATACAGTTTTTGAGAAAACAAGATAAGG TTGGCAGTAAAGGAGTTGGTGTGATATCCATTTCAAAAAGTGGAGATCTGGCACTATCGATGGCCTCTTACCTGCAAGGTGTCAGGGCCGTGGTGTGGATCAACGGCTGCTCCGCCAACACACTTCTTCCCCTCTACTACAAGAAGAGCCAGATCCTCCCCGCGTTAATGGTTGACTTCAGCCAGCTGATTCCCACTGAGTCGGGGGCCTTCAATGCAAAGAAGGTTCTGAACGACCCTGGTGCAGAGGAGAACGAGGCCACCCTGATTCCTGTGGAACGGGCAGAGGGACGTCTCCTCTTTGCGGCCTCCGAGGACGACCTCAACTGGGACAGCAAGGCTTACGTGGACATGATGGTGGAGCGACTGCAGCGCCACGGGAAGGACAACTTTGAGAGTGTTTGTTACCCCGGAGCGGGGCACTGTCTAGAGCCGCCTTACGGACCCTACTTCCCCTCCGGTTTACATCGGTTCATAGGCAGGGTGGTCCTGTTCGGGGGCGAAGCAAGGTCCCACGCTGCTGCTGAGGTCCACCTGTGGAAGAAGATGCAGGAGTTTTTAAGGACTCACCTGAGCTGTGACGCCACGCAGACTAAAGCTGAACTCTAG
- the LOC134105238 gene encoding uncharacterized protein LOC134105238: MTHREAQVIMNRLKTVQRNTNCKMPSQSNEKSCGPRMEENICLTDQLTGDDCQEAISLLKHSTDRDIIFWKMKETFQYRQEIVKDPKSSTSIFHIFPRFRDTKGLIHQDVVLMFGLETASRFLEKWNTSFKENVIKQAKTLNPSAFLLQLLKSAEKINGDNSNEEWDSDIASLLLLLHLLAPQPSGRKRAAKISVRDAVGRLLKFEKSCRSLEDHLSEVEDRQPYLLATGQTKADALKFYIVVNKNLIPCQASTSLVAFDELFKAHYVFGAQYDPSLSNMFTFIQTTIYKIHPSTSSQSSRTRELRAKLLNSSMESTQ; the protein is encoded by the exons ATGACGCACAGAGAGGCACAGGTTATTATGAATCGCCTAAAGACGGTTCAGAGAAACACTAATTGTAAAATGCCCTCTCAATCAAATGAGAAATCTTGTGGCCCTAGAATGGAGGAAAATATCTGCCTTACAGATCAGCTAACAGGTGATGATTGCCAAGAAGCAATCTCACTGCTTAAACACAGCACTGATCGTGATATCATCTTCTGGAAGATGAAAGAAACCTTTCAGTACCGTCAGGAGATTGTAAAGGACCCAAAGTCGTCCACTTCcatctttcacatttttcctcGATTCCGGGACACCAAGGGTCTG ATACATCAAGACGTTGTTTTGATGTTTGGCCTGGAAACAGCCTCCAGATTTTTGGAGAAGTGGAATACCTCCTTCAAGGAAAATGTGATTAAGCAGGCAAAAACTCTAAATCCATCTGCATTCCTGCTACAGCTACTGAAATCTGCTGAAAAAATCAACGGAGACAACAGTAATGAAG AATGGGATAGTGACATAGCATCCCTgcttttgctgttacacctcCTTGCACCCCAACCTTCTGGAAGGAAGCGAGCAGCCAAGATTAGTGTGAGAGATGCTGTTGGTCGCCTCCTGAAATTTGAAAAG TCCTGCAGAAGTTTGGAGGACCATCTCTCAGAGGTGGAGGACAGACAACCCTATCTTCTGGCCACTGGACAAACCAAAGCAGATGCACTTAAATTCTACATTGTGGTCAACAAGAATCTCATACCCTGTCAAGCAAGTACTTCACTTGTAGCTTTTGATGAGCTTTTTAAAGCTCATTATGTCTTTGGTGCACAATATGACCCATCTCTCAGCAACATGTTCACCTTTATCCAGACAACAATCTACAAAATCCATCCTAGCACGTCCAGCCAATCATCACGCACTCGAGAGCTGAGAGCGAAACTGTTAAACAGTTCAATGGAAAGTACACAATGA